One region of Natronobacterium texcoconense genomic DNA includes:
- a CDS encoding helix-turn-helix domain-containing protein, translating into MATEATFTLPSDGFPLGSIFEQLPEATVELERIIPSRDTVIPYFWVRGAETDDIEATFSDRPEVKQIRLVDSVEDEYLMRVEWEQEYDGILAALTETDVPLIEAVGTETQWTFDVRGDDRSDIVSFQEQCRKREIPITLANLQPLTPIESGVEAALTEPQHEALVLAYDRGYFDSPRAVTMEELGDELGISQQAVASRLWRGIDKILNLTLSGTETTTDTTH; encoded by the coding sequence ATGGCTACCGAGGCGACGTTTACGCTTCCGTCGGATGGATTTCCGCTCGGAAGCATCTTCGAGCAGTTACCGGAAGCGACAGTCGAGCTAGAACGTATTATTCCTTCTCGAGATACCGTAATTCCATACTTCTGGGTACGAGGTGCCGAGACGGACGACATCGAAGCGACGTTTTCCGACCGGCCGGAGGTAAAGCAAATTCGGCTCGTCGACTCCGTCGAAGACGAGTACCTGATGCGAGTCGAGTGGGAACAGGAGTACGACGGAATTCTGGCTGCACTAACCGAGACGGACGTCCCGCTGATCGAAGCGGTCGGGACCGAAACGCAGTGGACGTTCGACGTCCGTGGGGACGACCGAAGCGACATCGTCTCCTTCCAGGAACAGTGTCGAAAGCGAGAGATTCCGATCACGCTGGCGAACTTGCAGCCGCTCACACCGATCGAATCGGGGGTCGAGGCCGCACTGACCGAACCACAGCACGAAGCGCTGGTGCTCGCGTACGACCGTGGGTACTTCGACTCGCCGCGAGCGGTCACGATGGAAGAACTCGGCGACGAACTCGGAATCTCACAGCAGGCGGTCGCGTCCCGTCTCTGGCGCGGCATCGACAAAATCCTCAATCTGACACTTTCGGGGACGGAGACGACGACCGATACGACTCACTAA
- a CDS encoding DUF7344 domain-containing protein produces the protein MCDTPNRFDTLLNLCRNVRRRIILGAFVGRTEPATLTDLEQVILEHDQHASSEQERTIRIALIHKHVPKLEAAALLEYDSDRRLVTPTSTFERWQPQISTILEADPTLETPIRF, from the coding sequence ATGTGTGATACTCCGAACAGATTCGATACACTTCTGAATCTGTGTCGAAACGTCCGTCGCCGTATCATTCTCGGAGCGTTCGTGGGGCGTACGGAGCCAGCAACGCTGACCGACCTCGAGCAGGTAATCCTCGAACACGACCAGCACGCGTCGAGCGAACAGGAGAGGACGATCCGGATCGCACTGATCCACAAACACGTTCCGAAACTCGAAGCTGCGGCGCTCCTCGAGTACGATTCCGATCGCCGGCTGGTAACGCCGACGTCGACGTTCGAGCGGTGGCAGCCCCAGATTTCGACGATTCTCGAGGCAGACCCAACGCTCGAGACGCCGATCCGCTTCTGA
- a CDS encoding FAD-dependent monooxygenase, with the protein MTLSTVPSYDGERIPDRDGRAVVLGAGVAGLLAARVLADAFEAVTVIERDPLPDVAEPRRGVPQGNHVHVLLEGGRAAIDDLCPGFSDDVTASGGVITSGTEFRIYVQGDTLRTDHQSLHLATRALYEHTVRRRVASLEGVEMRSGCQFVDYVADGESTAVEGVTIRNRESDRERLVADLVVDATGRTSRTPEWLETHGYDRPPVDEVEIDIGYASTFVERPPDDRRGVSLEAEAPRTRGAFLVPVEGDRWLVNLHGVHGDHPPTDPDGFEAFAATLPFPIVSEILSDHPMTDGDVAFYPFPSNRRYRYEKLDRFPDGLVVVGDAIASFNPVNGQGMSVAALEALLLHHALVKTGRDGLELEFFDDAAAVVDVAWNLSVGGDLAFSQTEGELPRGAAAYDWYVNRLIRRAHTDVRLADVLWSVFMLERPPSVLFRPRVVWRAFGPIPGRGEKRIRQATDP; encoded by the coding sequence ATGACCCTGTCGACCGTTCCGTCCTACGACGGCGAACGAATCCCCGACCGAGACGGGCGCGCGGTAGTGCTCGGTGCAGGAGTCGCAGGACTGCTGGCCGCTCGAGTCCTCGCGGACGCGTTCGAGGCGGTCACGGTGATCGAACGCGATCCCTTACCCGACGTCGCCGAGCCACGTCGCGGCGTTCCACAGGGAAATCACGTCCACGTCCTTCTGGAAGGTGGGCGGGCAGCGATAGACGACCTGTGTCCAGGGTTCAGCGATGACGTGACGGCCAGCGGTGGCGTGATCACGAGCGGGACGGAGTTCCGGATCTACGTCCAGGGTGATACGCTCAGGACGGACCACCAGTCGTTACACCTCGCCACGCGAGCCCTGTACGAACACACAGTTCGGCGGCGCGTCGCCTCGCTCGAGGGGGTCGAGATGCGGTCGGGCTGTCAGTTCGTCGACTACGTCGCCGACGGGGAGTCGACGGCCGTCGAGGGAGTGACGATCCGGAATCGCGAGTCCGACCGAGAACGGCTCGTGGCCGACCTCGTCGTCGACGCCACGGGTCGGACAAGCCGAACACCGGAATGGCTCGAGACGCACGGATACGACCGCCCACCCGTCGACGAGGTCGAAATTGACATCGGGTACGCCTCGACGTTCGTCGAGCGACCGCCGGACGACCGTCGCGGCGTGTCTCTGGAAGCGGAGGCACCGCGAACCCGGGGTGCGTTCCTCGTCCCGGTCGAGGGCGATCGCTGGCTCGTCAACCTGCACGGGGTCCACGGTGATCATCCGCCGACCGATCCCGACGGGTTCGAAGCGTTCGCGGCGACGCTCCCGTTCCCGATCGTGAGCGAGATTCTGAGCGATCACCCGATGACCGACGGAGACGTCGCGTTCTACCCCTTCCCGTCGAATCGTCGGTACAGGTACGAGAAACTCGATCGGTTTCCGGACGGGCTGGTCGTCGTCGGCGACGCCATCGCCAGCTTCAACCCCGTCAACGGGCAGGGAATGTCGGTGGCGGCGCTCGAGGCGTTGCTCCTCCACCACGCGCTCGTGAAAACGGGGCGTGACGGGCTGGAACTCGAGTTTTTCGACGACGCTGCCGCCGTCGTCGACGTCGCGTGGAATCTGTCGGTCGGGGGCGATCTCGCCTTTTCGCAGACGGAGGGGGAACTCCCTCGCGGGGCAGCCGCGTACGACTGGTACGTGAACCGCCTGATTCGCCGGGCGCACACGGACGTTCGGCTGGCGGACGTCCTGTGGTCGGTCTTCATGCTCGAGCGGCCGCCGTCCGTCCTGTTTCGCCCGCGCGTCGTCTGGCGCGCGTTCGGCCCCATTCCCGGTCGCGGCGAGAAGCGAATACGGCAAGCGACCGACCCCTGA
- a CDS encoding MATE family efflux transporter — MSPDEPPSDTDPDSSVDEGASSDADTEPTSDGGADRDLAPSKGSITEGSLVWPLFHLAWPIVVIQLLQVTYNVVDTLYLGRLSAEAVGAISLAFPLIFLLIAVAGGFTTAGAILVAQYTGAEGSRSAGVVTGQTVSFISILSVVIGIGGYFYTRPALEILPSDADTAATVVPLAADYMEVIFLGLPLMFGFFVFSALMRGYGDTRTPMLVMVVSVVVNVVLDPFLIFGFQDNPLFAWLGLTSLEATLFATVGFTGWGIEGAAIATVVARGVGTGIGLWLLFATELGPEVRLEHLRPDFEIIGDIVRLGTPSMVEQSTSALAMITLTAMVVTFSPPVVSAYGLGNRLISLVFLPAMGLGRAIDTMVGQNLGADRADRAERSAWLAASTGAGVMLLVAVIAVTFTEPIVSAFLGDVPDAPATIAYGVEYVRIRSVEFAFIGVSQVMLGAFRGAGNTTTAMIISILTLWVGRVGTVFALVFVFGWGETGVWVGMAVGNVLGAIVGAAWFARGTWKEKYIDEDDVDGPVSESTAD; from the coding sequence ATGAGTCCGGACGAACCGCCGTCCGATACCGACCCGGACTCGTCGGTCGACGAGGGGGCGAGTAGCGACGCCGATACCGAACCCACCAGTGACGGCGGAGCGGATCGCGATCTCGCTCCGTCGAAAGGATCGATCACCGAGGGAAGCCTCGTCTGGCCGCTCTTTCATCTGGCCTGGCCGATCGTCGTCATCCAGCTGTTGCAGGTCACGTACAACGTCGTCGACACGCTGTATCTCGGTCGGCTCTCCGCGGAGGCCGTCGGCGCGATCAGCCTCGCCTTCCCGCTTATCTTCCTGCTGATCGCCGTCGCCGGCGGGTTTACTACTGCAGGTGCGATTCTCGTCGCCCAGTATACGGGTGCCGAAGGAAGCCGCTCTGCGGGGGTGGTGACCGGGCAGACCGTTTCGTTCATCAGCATCCTCTCGGTCGTCATCGGGATCGGTGGCTACTTCTACACCCGGCCGGCGCTCGAGATCCTCCCGAGCGACGCCGACACAGCTGCGACCGTCGTCCCGCTTGCGGCCGACTACATGGAGGTCATCTTCCTCGGCCTGCCCCTGATGTTCGGTTTCTTCGTCTTCTCCGCGCTCATGCGCGGCTACGGCGACACGCGAACGCCGATGCTCGTGATGGTCGTCTCCGTCGTCGTCAACGTCGTCCTCGACCCGTTTCTCATCTTCGGGTTCCAGGACAACCCGCTGTTCGCGTGGCTCGGACTGACGAGTCTCGAGGCCACGCTGTTCGCGACGGTCGGCTTTACCGGCTGGGGAATCGAGGGTGCAGCGATCGCGACGGTCGTCGCCCGCGGCGTCGGCACCGGGATCGGTCTCTGGCTGCTGTTCGCGACCGAACTGGGGCCGGAGGTTCGCCTCGAGCATCTTCGACCCGACTTCGAGATCATCGGGGACATCGTCCGCCTCGGAACGCCGAGCATGGTCGAACAGAGTACGAGCGCGCTGGCGATGATCACGCTGACGGCGATGGTCGTCACCTTCTCGCCGCCGGTCGTCTCCGCGTACGGCCTGGGTAACCGGCTGATCTCGCTGGTGTTCCTGCCGGCGATGGGGCTCGGGCGGGCCATCGACACGATGGTCGGACAGAACCTCGGTGCCGACAGAGCGGATCGGGCGGAACGGTCGGCCTGGCTTGCCGCCTCGACGGGAGCGGGCGTCATGTTGCTCGTCGCCGTGATCGCGGTGACGTTCACCGAACCGATCGTAAGCGCATTCCTCGGCGACGTCCCCGATGCGCCGGCGACGATCGCCTATGGTGTCGAGTACGTGCGGATTCGATCGGTCGAGTTCGCCTTCATCGGCGTCTCGCAGGTGATGCTCGGCGCGTTCCGCGGTGCGGGTAACACGACCACCGCCATGATCATCTCGATTCTCACGCTGTGGGTCGGCCGCGTCGGGACGGTCTTTGCCCTCGTGTTCGTCTTCGGCTGGGGCGAAACCGGCGTCTGGGTCGGGATGGCCGTCGGCAACGTCCTCGGTGCGATCGTCGGCGCGGCCTGGTTCGCACGCGGCACCTGGAAAGAGAAGTACATCGACGAGGACGACGTCGACGGCCCGGTCTCGGAGAGTACCGCGGACTGA
- a CDS encoding tautomerase — protein sequence MPLLQFDTTLSLSADDKETLAARVTDLYTDEMATTAGHVAVTIRERDPADLHLGRAVDGPLLFLDAEIRQGRPFERKRAFALETLTFVCEQFDLPEENAKVVFTEHPGEHMMGVDRVGGEWTDN from the coding sequence ATGCCACTGCTCCAGTTCGACACCACGCTGTCGCTGTCGGCCGACGACAAGGAGACGCTTGCAGCACGCGTCACCGATCTCTACACGGACGAGATGGCGACCACCGCTGGCCACGTCGCCGTGACGATTCGCGAACGCGACCCGGCCGACCTCCACCTCGGGCGGGCCGTCGACGGCCCGCTCCTGTTTCTCGACGCGGAGATCAGGCAGGGCCGACCGTTCGAGCGAAAACGGGCGTTCGCACTCGAGACGCTGACGTTCGTCTGCGAGCAGTTCGACCTCCCCGAGGAGAACGCGAAGGTCGTATTCACCGAACACCCGGGCGAACACATGATGGGGGTCGATCGGGTCGGTGGCGAGTGGACGGACAATTAG
- a CDS encoding SDR family oxidoreductase — MATADDEGTDDSVGDDPGAESEDRYTRKRSVLITGCSSGIGRATAAAFLEENWQVFATARNVEDIEDLEEAGCTTLELDVTDPDQIARAVERTVDVAGAIDCLVNNAGYAQMGPLEDVSTADLHRQFDVNVYGPHRLVRAALPHMRAQGAGRIVNVSSVNGRIAVPGTGAYAGSKHALEAMSDALRAEVEEFGIDVVVVEPGPVETEFVDRVDEELPENERTPAYETLYELIGELQLVGGGKGGPFASKPEDVAKAILTASTTPEPPARYPVGPLAQYGVYARFLPERLRDAGYAVLRKLV, encoded by the coding sequence ATGGCCACCGCTGACGACGAGGGGACCGACGACTCCGTCGGCGACGATCCGGGTGCAGAGAGCGAGGACCGCTACACTCGCAAGCGGTCCGTCCTGATCACCGGCTGTTCGTCCGGTATCGGCCGCGCGACGGCCGCAGCCTTCCTCGAGGAGAACTGGCAGGTGTTCGCGACCGCGCGCAACGTCGAGGACATCGAAGACCTCGAGGAGGCGGGCTGTACGACGCTCGAACTCGACGTCACCGACCCCGACCAGATCGCACGAGCGGTCGAGCGAACGGTCGACGTCGCCGGGGCGATCGACTGTCTGGTGAACAACGCCGGCTACGCCCAGATGGGGCCGCTCGAGGACGTCTCCACCGCTGACCTGCATCGGCAGTTCGACGTCAACGTCTACGGGCCCCACCGACTCGTGCGCGCTGCATTACCCCACATGCGCGCTCAGGGTGCGGGCCGGATCGTCAACGTCTCGAGCGTCAACGGCCGGATCGCCGTGCCGGGAACTGGCGCGTACGCTGGGTCGAAACACGCGCTCGAGGCGATGAGCGACGCGCTGCGGGCGGAAGTCGAGGAGTTCGGGATCGACGTGGTCGTCGTCGAACCCGGCCCGGTCGAGACGGAGTTCGTGGACCGGGTCGACGAGGAGCTGCCGGAGAACGAGCGGACGCCGGCTTACGAGACGCTGTACGAACTGATCGGCGAACTACAGCTGGTCGGCGGCGGAAAGGGTGGCCCGTTCGCCTCCAAACCGGAAGACGTCGCGAAGGCGATTCTGACCGCGAGCACGACGCCCGAGCCGCCGGCACGGTATCCGGTCGGGCCGCTCGCTCAGTACGGCGTCTACGCTCGGTTCCTCCCGGAACGGCTTCGCGACGCCGGTTACGCCGTTCTCCGAAAGCTCGTCTGA
- a CDS encoding helix-turn-helix domain-containing protein produces the protein MPTDEPPDGKRAHLLEVLLTSSPATIPELAARLETHPATIERRCLALQKDGYVRHCTGGKVVPTDRARTSDSLVRPESGLDTHAASD, from the coding sequence ATGCCGACCGACGAACCGCCGGACGGAAAGCGAGCGCATCTCCTCGAGGTCCTCCTGACGTCCAGCCCAGCGACGATCCCGGAGCTAGCCGCGCGACTCGAGACTCACCCCGCGACGATCGAACGACGCTGTCTCGCGCTACAGAAGGACGGATACGTTCGCCACTGTACGGGCGGCAAGGTCGTGCCGACCGACCGCGCCCGGACGTCCGACTCGCTCGTACGGCCCGAATCCGGCCTGGATACCCACGCCGCGAGCGACTGA